One genomic region from Skermania piniformis encodes:
- a CDS encoding NADPH-dependent FMN reductase, translating into MKIGIILGSIREGRTGAAVADWVYDVASQRDDAKFEIVDLKDFDVPLLTSATVPAAANKVYDSPEVTRWSQAIDACDGYIVVTPEYNHGVPGALKNAVDSLGPEWFGKTVAFVSYGADAGVRAVEQWRQIVANFHMNDIRSQVALSLFTDFGAEGLALQERRAAELVKLLDDLVTATAHPAD; encoded by the coding sequence GTGAAGATCGGAATCATCCTCGGATCCATCCGCGAAGGACGCACCGGAGCCGCGGTTGCCGACTGGGTCTACGACGTCGCGTCCCAGCGCGACGACGCCAAGTTCGAGATCGTCGATCTGAAGGACTTCGACGTCCCGCTGCTCACCTCGGCGACGGTGCCGGCCGCAGCGAACAAGGTCTACGACTCCCCCGAGGTGACCCGGTGGAGTCAGGCGATCGACGCCTGCGACGGCTACATCGTCGTCACCCCGGAGTACAACCACGGAGTGCCCGGAGCGTTGAAGAACGCGGTGGATAGTCTAGGCCCGGAGTGGTTCGGCAAGACGGTCGCCTTCGTCTCCTACGGCGCCGACGCCGGAGTCCGGGCGGTCGAGCAATGGCGCCAGATCGTGGCGAATTTCCACATGAACGATATTCGTAGCCAGGTCGCGCTGTCGCTGTTCACCGACTTCGGTGCCGAAGGTCTGGCATTGCAGGAGCGCCGGGCCGCCGAGCTGGTCAAGCTGCTCGACGACCTGGTCACCGCAACCGCGCACCCGGCCGACTAG
- a CDS encoding MBL fold metallo-hydrolase, whose translation MTDQPGDGDRLYFRQLLSGRDYAVGDPIAGQMRNFAYLIGDRETGDGMVVDPAYAANELVDVLESDGLRLSGVLATHHHPDHVGGTMLGFTLPGLVELLDRRSVPVHVQNAELNWVSQVTGIAPGELTGHEHGDKVALGGLEIELLHTPGHTPGSQCFLLDGRLIAGDTLFLDGCGRTDFPGGNSDDIYRSLQYLAGLPGDPTVYPGHWYSADPSAPLSTVRAGNYVFRPKTLEEWRAVMGG comes from the coding sequence ATGACCGACCAGCCGGGTGACGGCGACCGCCTGTACTTCCGCCAGCTGCTGTCCGGCCGGGACTACGCGGTCGGCGATCCGATCGCCGGCCAGATGCGCAACTTCGCCTACCTGATCGGCGACCGGGAGACCGGCGACGGGATGGTTGTCGACCCGGCCTATGCGGCAAACGAACTGGTCGACGTGCTGGAATCGGACGGCCTGCGGCTGTCCGGCGTGCTCGCCACGCACCACCACCCCGACCATGTCGGCGGCACGATGCTCGGCTTCACGCTGCCCGGTCTGGTCGAGTTGCTGGACCGCCGATCGGTCCCGGTCCATGTGCAGAACGCCGAGTTGAACTGGGTGTCCCAGGTGACCGGAATCGCACCCGGCGAACTCACCGGACACGAGCACGGCGACAAAGTTGCGCTCGGCGGTCTGGAGATCGAGTTGTTGCACACCCCGGGACACACGCCGGGCAGCCAGTGTTTCCTGTTGGACGGACGGCTGATCGCGGGCGACACCCTGTTTCTGGACGGGTGCGGGCGCACCGACTTCCCCGGCGGTAACTCCGACGACATCTATCGCAGCCTGCAGTACCTCGCCGGACTACCCGGCGACCCCACGGTGTATCCCGGCCACTGGTATTCGGCCGACCCCAGCGCCCCGCTGTCCACGGTGCGCGCCGGCAACTATGTGTTCCGACCGAAGACGCTGGAAGAGTGGCGCGCGGTGATGGGCGGCTGA
- a CDS encoding adenosylcobinamide-GDP ribazoletransferase produces the protein MRLALTWLTVLPLRGPSTVDRTAAARAIGVAPLVGALLGVAAAGLGWLASWAGAVPGLAGVVVVAALAGSTRGMHLDGLADTADGLGCYGPPERARQVLHDGAAGPFGVTAIVLVILAQSIGFGTLIAADRWPAIVLAVTAGRVAVVLACRRGVAAAEQHGFGPLVAGTQPIAVGLGWAALLAGSAVWATPGPAQGPLVMLFALLGAVLLVRHCARRFAGIGGDVLGAASEFTVTVVAAGLGLGLAT, from the coding sequence GTGCGCCTGGCCCTCACGTGGCTGACCGTGCTCCCGCTGCGCGGGCCGAGCACCGTCGACCGGACGGCCGCAGCCCGCGCGATCGGCGTGGCACCGCTGGTCGGTGCGCTGCTGGGGGTGGCAGCTGCCGGCCTGGGTTGGCTCGCTTCCTGGGCCGGTGCCGTGCCGGGCCTGGCCGGGGTCGTGGTGGTCGCGGCGCTGGCCGGGTCGACCCGCGGCATGCATCTGGACGGATTGGCCGACACCGCCGACGGGTTGGGCTGTTACGGACCGCCGGAGCGGGCTCGGCAGGTGCTGCACGACGGGGCCGCAGGCCCGTTCGGGGTGACCGCGATCGTGCTCGTGATCCTGGCCCAGTCGATCGGGTTCGGCACGCTGATCGCGGCCGACCGCTGGCCCGCGATCGTGCTCGCGGTGACGGCGGGTCGGGTTGCCGTGGTGCTCGCTTGCCGGCGCGGCGTTGCGGCCGCCGAGCAGCACGGATTCGGGCCTTTGGTCGCCGGCACCCAACCGATCGCCGTCGGCCTGGGCTGGGCCGCGCTGCTGGCCGGCAGTGCGGTCTGGGCGACACCGGGGCCCGCGCAGGGACCGCTGGTGATGCTGTTCGCGCTGCTCGGCGCGGTGCTGCTGGTCCGGCACTGCGCTCGCCGGTTCGCCGGGATCGGCGGCGACGTGCTCGGCGCCGCGAGCGAATTCACCGTCACCGTGGTGGCCGCCGGGCTCGGGTTAGGGTTGGCGACATGA
- the cobT gene encoding nicotinate-nucleotide--dimethylbenzimidazole phosphoribosyltransferase: MTDQAPTVFPPIVAPDADARAAAAARQEQLTKPPGSLGRLETLGNWIAACQGTCPPRPLQRTRVVVFAGDHGIARSGVSAYPSEVTAQMVANFRTGGAAVNVLAAASGATVRVVDIAVDADTAAEISTHKVRRSSGAIDREDALTADETAAAISAGAAICDEEVDSGADLLIAGEMGIGNTTPAAVLVAALTDTEPVLVVGRGTGIDDAGWSRKAAAVRDALHRAAPVGPDPQGLLRVAGGADLAAMAGFLAQAAVRRTPVLLDGAVVTAAALVADRLAPGARAWWVAGHRSTEPMHTLALAELDLEPLLDLQLRLGEGSGALAALPLVQAAVATLGEMATFADAGVSTADAGVSTADAGVSTADPA, translated from the coding sequence GTGACCGACCAGGCGCCGACCGTGTTCCCGCCGATCGTTGCCCCGGACGCCGACGCCCGCGCGGCGGCCGCAGCGCGACAGGAGCAGTTGACCAAGCCGCCCGGTTCGCTCGGCCGATTGGAAACGCTGGGCAACTGGATCGCCGCCTGCCAAGGCACCTGTCCGCCACGGCCACTGCAGCGCACCCGGGTGGTGGTGTTCGCCGGCGACCACGGGATCGCGCGATCCGGCGTGTCGGCGTACCCGAGCGAGGTAACCGCCCAGATGGTCGCGAACTTCCGCACCGGCGGCGCAGCGGTGAACGTGCTGGCCGCGGCGAGCGGCGCCACGGTGCGGGTGGTCGATATCGCCGTCGACGCGGATACCGCGGCCGAGATCAGCACGCACAAGGTGCGACGTAGCTCCGGCGCGATCGACCGGGAGGACGCACTCACCGCGGACGAGACCGCAGCCGCGATCAGCGCCGGCGCGGCGATCTGCGACGAAGAGGTGGACTCCGGTGCCGATCTGTTGATCGCCGGCGAGATGGGGATCGGTAACACCACCCCGGCCGCGGTGCTGGTCGCCGCGCTGACCGACACCGAGCCGGTGCTGGTGGTCGGCCGGGGCACCGGAATCGACGACGCCGGCTGGAGTCGCAAGGCCGCTGCCGTGCGGGACGCGTTGCACCGGGCCGCGCCGGTCGGGCCGGACCCGCAGGGGCTGCTCCGGGTTGCCGGCGGCGCGGACCTTGCCGCGATGGCCGGGTTTCTCGCCCAGGCCGCGGTGCGTCGGACCCCGGTGCTGCTGGACGGCGCAGTGGTCACGGCCGCGGCGCTGGTCGCCGACCGACTTGCGCCCGGCGCGCGCGCGTGGTGGGTCGCCGGGCACCGCTCCACCGAACCGATGCATACGCTGGCGCTGGCCGAGCTGGACCTGGAACCGCTGCTCGACCTGCAGCTGCGACTCGGCGAGGGCTCCGGCGCACTGGCCGCGTTGCCGCTGGTACAGGCCGCGGTCGCCACGTTGGGCGAGATGGCCACCTTCGCCGATGCCGGCGTGAGCACAGCCGATGCCGGCGTGAGCACAGCCGATGCCGGCGTGAGCACAGCCGACCCGGCCTGA
- a CDS encoding bifunctional adenosylcobinamide kinase/adenosylcobinamide-phosphate guanylyltransferase: MRTLVLGGARSGKSSHAESLLLLDQPVRYVATARVDPADAELAGRIRAHSARRPPGWTTVTTADLPALLRSEPAPTLVDDLGTWLTAELDDAAAWTRPEGTITPRVAALVAAVRDHPEQLVLVSPEVGLSVVPVSAAGRLFRDELGTLNQQLAAVCDRVLLVVAGLPQLLKGPPSEPPKGPS, encoded by the coding sequence GTGCGCACGCTCGTATTGGGCGGCGCTCGGTCCGGCAAGTCATCGCATGCGGAGTCGCTCCTGCTGCTGGACCAGCCCGTCCGGTATGTGGCGACGGCGCGCGTGGATCCGGCCGATGCCGAGCTGGCCGGCCGGATCCGGGCGCATTCCGCCCGCCGACCACCCGGGTGGACCACGGTCACCACAGCCGATCTACCGGCACTGCTGCGTTCGGAGCCGGCGCCGACGCTGGTCGATGATCTGGGCACCTGGCTGACCGCCGAACTGGACGACGCCGCGGCCTGGACCCGCCCCGAAGGCACGATCACACCGCGGGTGGCGGCCCTGGTCGCCGCGGTGCGGGACCATCCGGAACAGCTGGTGCTGGTCTCCCCCGAAGTCGGCCTGAGCGTGGTGCCGGTGAGCGCAGCAGGCCGGCTGTTTCGCGACGAGCTGGGCACGCTGAACCAACAGCTGGCGGCGGTCTGCGATCGGGTGCTCCTGGTCGTCGCCGGCCTGCCGCAGCTGCTCAAGGGACCGCCATCCGAACCTCCGAAAGGACCCTCGTGA
- a CDS encoding DUF3043 domain-containing protein, translated as MKLLRRGNPGESDQATQPDPATPSAGTAGKGRPTPKRREAESRRRGPVAPAPMTGKEARARRKAARGTKEERRKASAARREASAERRARMLAGDQKYLLARDQGPVRAFVRDIVDARRNLAGLFMPIALGMIMTMFLSPQIQSIVSLAMFVLLLFMIIEGVVLGRIVNNKVRQRFPDATDRPFSLGWYAFVRATQLRRMRAPKPRVQRGAAV; from the coding sequence GTGAAGTTGCTACGGCGCGGAAATCCCGGCGAATCGGACCAGGCCACCCAGCCCGATCCGGCCACCCCGTCGGCCGGCACCGCCGGCAAGGGCCGGCCGACCCCGAAACGCCGCGAAGCCGAATCCCGCCGCCGCGGTCCGGTGGCACCGGCGCCGATGACCGGCAAGGAGGCCCGGGCCCGGCGCAAGGCGGCCCGCGGCACCAAGGAGGAGCGGCGCAAGGCGTCGGCGGCCCGGCGGGAAGCCTCGGCCGAACGCCGCGCGCGGATGCTGGCCGGCGACCAAAAGTACCTGCTTGCCCGGGACCAGGGCCCGGTCCGGGCATTCGTCCGCGACATCGTCGACGCCCGGCGCAACCTTGCCGGGCTGTTCATGCCGATCGCGCTCGGCATGATCATGACCATGTTCCTCAGCCCGCAGATCCAGTCGATCGTCTCGCTGGCGATGTTCGTCCTACTACTTTTCATGATCATCGAAGGTGTCGTGCTCGGCCGAATAGTGAACAACAAGGTTCGGCAACGATTCCCGGACGCGACCGATCGGCCGTTCTCGCTCGGTTGGTACGCCTTCGTCCGGGCGACCCAGCTACGTCGCATGCGCGCGCCCAAGCCACGGGTCCAACGCGGCGCCGCAGTCTGA
- a CDS encoding HesB/IscA family protein has protein sequence MTVENEAPEKDALASESATGVVLTDAASAKAKALLSQEGRDDLSLRIAVQPGGCAGLRYQLFFDDRALDGDINEDFGGVTLAVDRMSAPYLQGASIDFVDTIEKQGFTIDNPNATGSCACGDSFN, from the coding sequence ATGACTGTCGAGAACGAGGCCCCGGAGAAGGACGCCCTCGCGAGCGAGTCCGCCACCGGTGTGGTGCTGACCGACGCGGCGTCGGCGAAGGCGAAGGCGCTGTTGAGCCAGGAGGGTCGGGACGACCTCTCGCTGCGGATCGCAGTGCAGCCGGGTGGCTGCGCCGGGCTCCGATATCAGCTGTTTTTCGACGATCGCGCGCTGGACGGTGACATCAACGAAGACTTCGGCGGTGTCACGCTCGCTGTCGATCGGATGAGCGCGCCGTATCTGCAGGGCGCGTCGATCGATTTCGTGGACACGATCGAGAAGCAAGGCTTCACGATCGACAATCCGAACGCGACCGGATCCTGCGCCTGCGGCGACAGCTTCAACTGA
- a CDS encoding carbohydrate kinase family protein: protein MPIAVSASIATDHLMTFPGRFAESLLADQLDHVSLSFLVDDLVVRPGGVAGNIAYAMGVLGAAPLLVGAVGADFADYRMRLEQHGVDCSGVLVSERAHTARFVCTTDQDMAQIASFYPGAMTEARDISITALAETVPLDLVLIGSNDPEAMLRHTAECRAAGIRFAADPSQQLALLDGERIVRLIEGAAYLFTNEYEWGLLRSKTGLSESEIDDQVALRVTTLGAGGVQIVTPDEQLEVRVVPERSKVDPTGVGDAFRAGFLTAHIGGASLERAAQLGSLVAVLVLETSGPQGWTLDRDDALARLTDAYGADAAADLEALLAG from the coding sequence GTGCCGATCGCCGTATCCGCGTCCATCGCGACCGATCACCTCATGACCTTTCCCGGGAGGTTTGCGGAGTCACTGCTGGCCGACCAGCTCGACCATGTCTCGCTGAGTTTCCTGGTCGACGATCTCGTCGTCCGCCCGGGCGGCGTGGCCGGGAACATCGCCTACGCGATGGGCGTACTCGGTGCCGCGCCGTTGCTGGTCGGTGCGGTCGGCGCCGACTTCGCCGACTATCGGATGCGACTGGAACAGCACGGGGTGGATTGCTCCGGGGTGCTCGTCTCCGAGCGTGCGCACACGGCCCGCTTCGTCTGCACCACCGATCAGGACATGGCGCAGATCGCCTCGTTCTATCCGGGCGCAATGACCGAGGCCCGCGACATTTCGATCACCGCGCTCGCCGAAACGGTTCCGCTCGACCTGGTACTGATCGGGTCGAACGACCCGGAAGCGATGTTGCGGCACACCGCCGAGTGCCGGGCCGCCGGCATCCGCTTCGCCGCGGATCCGTCACAACAGTTGGCGTTGCTGGACGGGGAACGGATCGTTCGGTTGATCGAGGGTGCGGCGTACCTGTTCACCAACGAATACGAGTGGGGCCTGCTGCGATCCAAGACCGGCCTGTCCGAATCGGAGATCGACGATCAGGTGGCGCTGCGAGTGACCACGCTCGGTGCCGGCGGGGTGCAGATCGTGACGCCCGACGAACAGCTCGAGGTCCGGGTCGTTCCCGAACGGAGCAAGGTGGATCCGACCGGGGTCGGCGACGCATTCCGGGCCGGCTTCCTGACCGCGCACATCGGTGGGGCGAGCCTGGAGCGGGCCGCGCAACTCGGCTCGTTGGTGGCAGTGCTGGTACTCGAGACCAGCGGACCGCAGGGCTGGACCCTGGACCGTGATGACGCGCTGGCGCGGCTCACCGACGCCTACGGCGCGGACGCGGCAGCCGACCTGGAGGCACTGCTGGCCGGCTGA
- the asnB gene encoding asparagine synthase (glutamine-hydrolyzing): MCGLLGFLTPGRVDEALVAAVDAALPCLRHRGPDEHGTWHDADLVFGFNRLSIIDIDSSHQPLRWGPADNPERYALTFNGEIYNYLELRAELATLGAEFRTEGDGEAIVAAYHYWGPDAVRRLRGMFGFAIWDTETRELFLARDPFGIKPMFLATGPGGTAFGSEKKSLLTLLHQLQLTDALDPRALEHYTVLQYVPEPETLHRDIRRLESGHYARLRPGEAPRFTRYFDPQFRVRPFARGTEHARYAEIAAALEDSVAKHMRADVTVGSFLSGGIDSTAIAALAIRHNPNLLTFTSAFERPGYSEADVAAETAAAIGSKHYIRMVSPQEFAAAIPEIVWYLDEPVADPALVPLYFVAQEARKHVKVVLSGEGADELFGGYTIYREPLSLRPFERMPAAGRRLAGRLGAAMPDGRRGKSLLQRGSLSLEERYYGNARSFNDAQLRAVLREFRPDWAQADVTAPIYARSVGWDPVARMQHLDLYTWLRGDILVKADKMTMANSLELRVPFLDPEVFRVAEQIPYEQKITSGRGVAKTTKYALRQALDGIVPPHVLHRAKLGFPVPLRHWLAGDELFEWAQAQIAESQTDHLLDKGAIKGMLDEHRAGRSDHSRRLWTLLVFMVWHGIFVEQRIVPDIKEPVYPVHA; encoded by the coding sequence GTGTGTGGTTTGCTCGGGTTTCTGACTCCCGGCCGGGTCGACGAGGCGCTGGTGGCGGCCGTCGACGCCGCTCTACCCTGTCTGCGTCACCGCGGCCCGGACGAACACGGCACCTGGCACGACGCCGACCTGGTCTTCGGCTTCAACCGGCTGTCGATCATCGACATCGACAGTTCCCACCAGCCGTTGCGTTGGGGGCCGGCCGACAATCCGGAGCGGTACGCCCTGACGTTCAACGGCGAGATCTACAACTACCTGGAGTTGCGGGCCGAGCTGGCCACCCTCGGCGCCGAGTTCCGGACCGAGGGTGACGGCGAAGCGATCGTCGCGGCTTACCACTACTGGGGCCCGGACGCGGTGCGACGGCTGCGCGGCATGTTCGGTTTCGCGATCTGGGATACCGAGACCCGTGAGTTGTTCCTCGCCCGCGATCCGTTCGGGATCAAACCGATGTTCCTGGCCACCGGCCCGGGCGGGACCGCCTTCGGCAGCGAGAAGAAGAGCCTGCTGACGCTGCTGCACCAGCTGCAGTTGACCGATGCCCTGGATCCGCGTGCGCTGGAGCACTACACGGTTCTGCAGTACGTGCCCGAACCGGAGACGTTGCATCGCGATATCCGGCGGCTGGAGTCGGGCCACTACGCGCGGCTGCGTCCCGGCGAAGCCCCCCGGTTCACCCGCTACTTCGACCCGCAGTTCCGGGTCCGCCCGTTCGCTCGGGGCACCGAGCACGCCCGCTACGCCGAGATCGCCGCGGCGCTCGAGGACTCCGTCGCGAAGCACATGCGCGCCGATGTGACGGTCGGCTCGTTCCTGTCCGGCGGTATCGACTCCACGGCGATCGCGGCGCTGGCGATCCGGCACAACCCGAACCTGCTCACCTTCACCTCCGCCTTCGAGCGGCCCGGCTACTCCGAGGCCGACGTCGCCGCCGAGACCGCCGCAGCGATCGGCTCGAAGCACTACATCCGCATGGTGAGCCCGCAGGAGTTCGCCGCAGCGATCCCGGAGATCGTCTGGTACCTCGACGAACCGGTCGCCGACCCGGCGCTGGTGCCGTTGTATTTCGTCGCGCAGGAGGCCCGCAAGCACGTCAAAGTGGTGCTCTCCGGCGAGGGCGCCGACGAGCTGTTCGGCGGCTACACGATCTACCGCGAACCGCTGTCGCTGCGCCCGTTCGAGCGGATGCCCGCAGCCGGCCGGCGGCTGGCCGGACGCCTCGGCGCGGCGATGCCGGACGGCCGGCGCGGCAAAAGTCTGCTGCAACGCGGCTCGCTGTCGCTCGAGGAGCGCTACTACGGCAACGCGCGCAGCTTCAACGATGCACAGCTGCGCGCGGTGCTGCGCGAGTTCCGGCCCGACTGGGCGCAGGCCGATGTGACCGCCCCGATCTACGCCCGCTCGGTCGGCTGGGATCCGGTCGCGCGGATGCAGCACCTGGACCTGTACACCTGGCTGCGCGGCGACATCCTGGTCAAAGCGGACAAGATGACCATGGCGAACTCGCTGGAGCTGCGGGTGCCGTTCCTCGACCCCGAAGTGTTCCGGGTCGCCGAGCAGATCCCGTACGAACAGAAGATCACCAGCGGGCGGGGGGTCGCGAAGACGACGAAGTACGCGCTGCGCCAGGCGCTCGACGGCATCGTCCCACCACACGTGTTACACCGCGCCAAGCTCGGCTTCCCGGTTCCGCTCCGGCACTGGCTGGCCGGCGACGAACTGTTCGAGTGGGCGCAGGCCCAGATCGCCGAGTCGCAGACCGATCATCTGCTGGACAAGGGAGCGATCAAGGGCATGCTCGACGAGCACCGGGCCGGGCGCAGCGACCACAGCCGACGGCTGTGGACGCTGCTGGTGTTCATGGTCTGGCACGGAATCTTCGTCGAGCAACGCATCGTGCCGGACATCAAGGAGCCGGTGTACCCGGTGCACGCCTGA
- a CDS encoding cytochrome c oxidase subunit II, which produces MLEGQEGVDVVRTSEDRGRGRVFRRIGLAVSLGVTAALVSGCSIDNDVLRFGWPTGVTPQATRMRELWTWSVIAALVMGVIVWGLQFWTIAFHRKKKDSPDFPRQTGYNVPLELSYTALPFVIISVLFFFTVQVQTFVEKKIDNPDVVVDVTAFQWNWKFGYQKVDLKNGTPSYDGVDYARQDQLAEQSAALLERKNDEGHPKPGPVNGKDPNDLSYLRYDKIETIGSSDEIPVLVLPTDKIVEFQIASADVIHAFWVPEFLFKRDVNPNPKENHSDNVFQITKIEREGAFVGRCAEMCGTYHSMMNFEVRAVTPEKFETYLAARKSGKTNAEALSAIGESPVATTTLPFDTRRTAREATADGK; this is translated from the coding sequence ATGCTGGAGGGACAGGAAGGCGTGGACGTGGTGCGTACTAGCGAGGACCGCGGCCGAGGCCGGGTATTCCGTCGGATCGGGTTGGCGGTATCCCTCGGTGTCACCGCCGCTCTGGTGTCGGGCTGCTCGATCGACAACGACGTGCTTCGGTTCGGGTGGCCGACGGGTGTGACTCCGCAGGCTACCCGGATGCGTGAGCTGTGGACCTGGTCGGTGATCGCGGCGCTGGTGATGGGTGTCATCGTCTGGGGTCTGCAGTTCTGGACGATCGCGTTCCACCGCAAGAAGAAGGACTCACCAGACTTCCCGCGGCAGACCGGCTACAACGTTCCGCTGGAGCTGAGCTATACCGCGCTCCCGTTCGTGATCATCTCCGTGCTGTTCTTCTTCACCGTGCAGGTGCAGACCTTCGTCGAGAAGAAGATCGACAATCCGGACGTGGTCGTCGATGTCACCGCTTTCCAATGGAACTGGAAGTTCGGTTATCAAAAGGTCGACCTGAAGAACGGCACGCCCAGCTATGACGGCGTGGATTACGCCCGTCAGGATCAGCTGGCCGAGCAGTCTGCCGCGCTGTTGGAGCGGAAGAACGACGAAGGTCATCCCAAGCCGGGACCGGTGAACGGCAAGGACCCCAACGACCTGTCGTATCTGCGTTACGACAAGATCGAGACCATCGGCTCCAGCGACGAGATCCCGGTCTTGGTGCTGCCCACCGACAAGATCGTCGAGTTCCAGATCGCTTCGGCGGATGTGATTCACGCCTTCTGGGTGCCGGAGTTCCTGTTCAAGCGGGATGTGAATCCGAACCCGAAGGAAAACCACTCCGACAACGTGTTCCAGATCACCAAGATCGAGCGAGAAGGCGCGTTCGTCGGGCGCTGCGCGGAGATGTGCGGCACGTACCACTCGATGATGAACTTCGAGGTGCGGGCGGTGACTCCGGAGAAGTTCGAGACCTACCTGGCCGCACGCAAGTCGGGCAAGACCAACGCCGAGGCGTTGAGCGCCATCGGCGAGTCACCGGTTGCGACCACCACCCTGCCGTTCGATACCAGGCGAACGGCACGCGAGGCCACGGCCGACGGTAAGTAG
- a CDS encoding cytochrome c oxidase subunit 4 yields MKIEARLFELLTAFIVIVAIIYAFFTGMSRTGVEWAGTTALVLTGGLTFIVGTYFRFVARRIDLRPEDYEDAEVVDGAGDLGFFSPGSFWPVTLAAAAALTALGLAFFEPWLIALGVCTVLFAAGGLVFEYYLGPEKH; encoded by the coding sequence ATGAAGATCGAAGCCAGGCTGTTCGAGCTGCTGACCGCGTTCATCGTGATCGTGGCGATCATCTACGCCTTTTTCACCGGGATGTCGCGGACCGGGGTCGAGTGGGCCGGGACCACCGCGCTGGTACTGACCGGCGGACTGACCTTCATCGTCGGGACGTATTTCCGGTTCGTCGCCCGTCGGATCGACCTCCGCCCGGAAGACTACGAGGATGCGGAGGTCGTCGACGGGGCCGGTGATCTCGGGTTCTTCTCACCGGGCAGTTTCTGGCCGGTCACCCTGGCCGCGGCCGCGGCGCTCACCGCGCTCGGCCTGGCCTTCTTCGAGCCCTGGTTGATCGCGCTCGGGGTGTGCACGGTGTTGTTCGCCGCCGGCGGTCTGGTCTTCGAGTACTACCTGGGTCCGGAAAAGCACTGA
- a CDS encoding lysophospholipid acyltransferase family protein, which yields MLYWLLKYVLVGPFISVYNRPEVVGLENIPTDGPAILAGNHLSIADWLFTPLKSPRRITYLAKSDYFTTPGFKGRLMKMFFTGTGQTPIDRSNADAAQAALDTARRILDQGKLVEIYVEGTRSPDGRLYKGKTGVARLTLETGVPVIPVAVIGTDKVITEGSRLFRPAKVRVEFGAPIDFSRYQGMAGNRFVERSITDEIMYKLMQMSGQEYVDIYGSTAKRRMQAGEPIDRLDQPRQAADADRIPDTRAG from the coding sequence ATGCTGTACTGGCTGCTGAAATACGTTCTGGTCGGACCGTTCATCAGCGTGTACAACAGACCGGAAGTAGTCGGGCTGGAAAATATCCCCACCGACGGCCCGGCCATCCTGGCCGGTAATCACCTGTCCATCGCCGACTGGTTGTTCACTCCGTTGAAGTCGCCGCGGCGGATCACCTACCTGGCCAAGAGCGACTACTTCACCACCCCGGGTTTCAAGGGCCGGCTGATGAAGATGTTCTTCACCGGCACCGGCCAGACCCCGATCGACCGCAGCAACGCGGACGCGGCACAAGCCGCGCTGGACACCGCGCGCCGGATCCTCGACCAGGGAAAGCTGGTCGAGATCTACGTCGAGGGCACTCGTTCGCCGGACGGCCGGCTGTACAAGGGCAAGACCGGCGTGGCCCGGCTGACATTGGAGACCGGTGTGCCGGTCATCCCGGTGGCCGTGATCGGCACCGACAAGGTGATCACCGAGGGCAGCCGACTCTTTCGACCGGCGAAGGTGCGGGTCGAATTCGGCGCTCCGATCGATTTCAGTCGCTATCAGGGTATGGCCGGCAACCGATTCGTCGAGCGTTCGATCACCGACGAGATCATGTACAAGCTGATGCAGATGTCCGGCCAGGAGTACGTCGACATCTACGGCTCGACCGCGAAGCGCCGAATGCAGGCCGGTGAGCCGATCGACCGGCTGGACCAACCACGCCAAGCCGCCGACGCGGATCGGATTCCGGACACCCGCGCAGGCTGA